The DNA window CGACTGCTTTATCAGGAGTTCTGTGAGCTGATATTATCCTAACTTCCGTACCTACTCCAAACTCCTTTAATATTTTTAAGCCTCTTTCTACTACTGGAAAATCAGATTCACTTCCCATTACGATTGCAACTTTCACTTTATTACCTCCTCATTTATGAGATCCTTCACTTTATTCAGGATGACATGGTATTTTCTCGCCAAGAAGTATGGGAAATACAATAAAAATATTAAGCGAACATTTGCAGGACACGACTATAATTCTTAGCGAATGTAGGTGAAAAATCCGTTAAGCAACTTGCACTGTTTGAGCGTAGCGAGTTTGCAAGTTGTAGGATTTTTTGCCGGAATGAGCTTTAGAATTATTCGTGGCCGAAACCGAGAGCGTATATTTTTGTTGTATTTCCCTTTTTGCTCCACTACTATCTAAAGTATCTTATCCCTGCTTCAAATAGCTTTTGATCCGTTTCACCGTAATTATTCTTATATAAGTCTTTTCCTATTCTCTCTGAATGCCCCATCTTCCCTAGGATTCTTCCATCTGGACTGGTGATTCCTTCTATACTGTGTAGAGAACCATTTGGATTGAAGTCTCCATCATAGCTAGGGCTTCCACTAAAATCAACGTATTGAGTAGCTACTTGTCCTTTTTCTATCATTTCTTTAAGACTATCTTCATCAGAAACTAGTCTGCCCTCACCATGTGATATAGGAATAGTGAATACATCTCCTACACTTACATTGTTAAACCAAGGTGAAAGATTAGATACTACCTTAGTTTGAACCATGCGTGATGCATGCCTTCCCAGCTTGTTAAATACCAGTGTAGGTGAGTTTTCTTCCATTTCCCTTATTTCTCCGTATGGAACGAGTCCAAGCTTTATAAGAGCTTGAAAGCCATTGCATATCCCAAGCATTAGACCGTCTCTATTCTTGAGTAGCTCCATAACCTGCTCTGCTATATATGGGTTTCTGAATACAGTTGCTATGAACTTCCCTGAACCATCTGGTTCATCACCTGCACTAAAGCCACCAGGCAAAGCTATTATCTGACTATCTTTTATCTTCCTAACCATTGTATCTATAGATTCTTTTATGGTTTCTGTAGTCAAATTTTTGAACACAAATGTGTCAACTACTCCTCCTGCTCTCTCAAAAGCCCTTTCCATATCATATTCACAGTTAGTACCCGGAAAAATCGGAATGAATACTTTAGGCTTTGCCATATTGCATTTTGATTTCACTATATTTCCTTTGCTATAGCAAGCTTTTTCAGGTAAGCCTTCTATATCCTTTTTTATAGGAAATACGTCATTTAAAGGCTCTTCCCATTCTTTTATAGCTGAATCTATATCAATATGAACATCATCAATAGCTATAACTGGATTTTCAGTTGTATGTCCTAGTATTTCATACTCTAAGCCTTCAAATAACTCATTTAGATTTTCACTATTATGAATTTCTAATATTATTGAGCCATAGTCAGCAGCAAATAGCTTCTTTATACCTAGATTTTTTGTAAAAGTCATTCCTATTTTGTTTCCAAAGCTCATCTTACTTATGGCAGTTCCTATACCACCGACCCCAACGTTATGCGCTGACAGTATCTTTCCTTTCTTAATCAGCTCATGTATACATAGTAGGTTTTTATTGAGAGCTTCAAAATCAGGTATTTCATTCTCCATTCTAGGTGAGCTGAGTAAAATTACTTGGCTGTCTTTTTTCTTAAATTCTGGAGAAATGACATCCCTTACATCACCTGTACATACTGCAAAGCTAACTAATGTAGGTGGAACATTTATCTCATTAAAGGTTCCAGACATGCTGTCTTTACCTCCAATAGAAGGTACCATAAATCCTTTTTGAGCCTTAAATGCTCCTAGCAATGCTGCAAAAGGCTTGCCCCATTTATTATCATGATTTCCTAGCTTTTCAAAATACTCTTGGAATGTAAGTCTTATTTTCCTAGGATCTCCTCCCATTGCCACAATCTTAGCCACAGAGTCAATTACTGCATATATCCCACCGTGGAAGGGACTCCAAGAAGAAAGCTCAGGATTAAATCCATAAGTCATAAGAGTGCATGTATTTGTACTTCCTTTCAAAACAGGAATCTTAGCTGCCATTCCCAGTGATGGTGTTAGATTATATTTTCCCCCAAAAGGCAGCAATACAGTACCGGCCCCTACTGTACTATCAAATCTCTCAACTAATCCCCTTTGACTAGCAATGTTTATATTTTTCAAATTATTTATCCAAGCATTTTTTAGATTATGTTCTCCGTTTTCATCATAAAATGGTATGTCGAAATAGCTTCTAGAATTGGGCTCCTCTACATAGACCCTAGTTTTTTGTCTAATTCCATTAGTATTTAAAAAATCTCTATCTATATCTAATATTGTTTTATTTCGCCAATTCATTTTTAATCTATTATCAGAGGTTACCTTAGCTATTACTGTAGCCTCTAAATTTTCCTCAGCCACATGCTTTTCTAATATATGAAGATTGTTTTTATCTATGACTACTGCCATTCTCTCTTGGGATTCCGATATTGCAAGCTCAGTACCATCTAGCCCTTCATATTTTTTTAATACATTGTCTAGATTTATCTCTAGGCTATCAGCAAGCTCTCCTATTGCTACGGACACTCCACCTGCTCCAAAATCGTTGCATCTCTTTATTATTTTACTGAACTCTGGTTTTCTAAATAATCTTAAGAGATTTCTCTCTATTAATGGATTTCCTTTTTGAACCTCTGCTCCACTTGTCAGAATTGATTCATCAGTATGTGATCTTGATGAGCCTGTTGCCCCTCCACAGCCATCTCTACCTGTTCTTCCTCCTACTAAAACAATTACATCTCCTTCTTTTGGCTCTTCTCTAACCACATTTTTCTTTGGTGCAGCTGCTATAACAGCTCCCAATTCCATTCTCTTGGCTACATAGCCTTCATGATATATTTCAGATACATGACCTGTAGCTATACCTATCTGATTTCCATATGAGCTGTATCCTCTGGCAGCCTCTGTAGTAATCTTTCTTTGAGGCAGTTTTCCTGGAAGAGTATCCTCTATTTTCGTTCTTGGATCTCCACTGCCAGTAACACGCATTGCTTGATAAACATAAGATCTTCCTGACAATGGATCTCTTATGGCTCCTCCTAAGCATGTAGCAGCTCCACCAAAGGGCTCTATTTCAGTAGGATGGTTGTGAGTTTCATTTTTAAACATAACCAGCCATTCTTCTATTTTCCCGTCCACATCCACATTTACATTTATGCTACATGCATTTATTTCCTCAGAAACATCTAAATCATCTAGTAGACCTTTTTTTCTAAGCTCCTTCATTCCTATGGTTGCAATATCCATTAAACAAATAGCTCTATTATTAGCACCATAAACATAATCTCTAGAATCTAAATATTCCTCATATGCTTTTTTTACTGCACTACTGAATGTTCCTTCTTCAAATTTCACGTCCTCTATTTCTGTCATAAAAGTAGTATGTCTGCAATGGTCTGACCAATAAGTGTCTATGACATTTATCTCAGTTATTGTAGGATTTCTCTTTTCTGTAAGCTTAAAATATTCTTGACAGAATTTAATGTCGTCAGGGCTCATTGTAAGCCCCATATCTTCCTTAAATCTTATAAGCTCCTCAGAAGATTTAAGAATAAAATCTTTTATCTCTTCTACATCCTTTGGATGAATTATACTGTCCTCTAATGTTTCTGGTTTAGTTAAAGCTGTCTCTCGACTGTCTACAGAATTTATACAATAGCTTTTTATCTTTATAAACTCATCATCTGTAATATTTCCTTTAAGCATAATTATCTTGGCAGTCTTAATAATAGGTTTTTCGCCTGTAGTAAGAATCTCTATGCATTGAGCAGCCGAATCAGCTCTCTGATCATATTGTCCTGGAAGATATTCAACTCCAAAAACCTTGTAATCATGATCCGCAACTAAGTTTTCCTCATACACTAAGTCAATATTAGGCTCTGAAAAAATATTTCTTAATGCTTTTTCATATGCCATATTTGATAAGCCTTGGATATCGTATCTGCTGGCAATCCTGACTTCCATCAGCCCTTTTATGCCTAAACTTTGATTTAAATCATAAAATAGCTGTTCTGCTTCGGTGTCAAATCCTTTTTTCTTTTCAATAAAGATTCTTCTTACCTGCTTATCCATAGTTACACTCCTTTCAAAATAAAAATGCCCGGGCAGAGTAAGTTTCACTATACGTGAAACCTACCCGCCCGGGCTTTTATCCCCAAGGTGTAATATTACCAATCAATAAGCACAAGTAATATCTGTACCGCTCGGACCAGACAAATGCTAATAAGCACCTCGGAACCCTAGGTACACTTTCATCCATAGTCAAGTGATTTACGGTCACTTGGTAGAAACTTCCCAGCCATATTCTGAGATTTATATGGGCATCTATTAATTTGTTTTATCTTACAACACAATGGTAACAGTAAAAATTAAATTAGTCAATATATTTAAAAAATTTTAATTTCCATATTTTATACTAGCCTTCATAAACAGGCATCTGGCATACTTTTTTCGTAGTAACCTTTTTCTTCTTTTCCTCTACCTTTTTATTAATTCTCACTCGTTCTCTTCTAATTAAGAAATATGAAGTTATAGTTGATATTATATCAGATATAGGATATGAAATCCAAGCACCAATAGCTCCAAGTTTTAGAACTCCAACGAATAATACTGAAAGTGGAATAAACAATAATAGCTGTCTGTATATTGAAAGCAAGAAAGATGTTTTTGCTTTTCCTATAGCTTGGAAATAATATATGGATACATAGTACAAGCTTATTATAGGGAATACAGATATCATTATTCTGAAAGCTTTAACTGACTCAGCTATAATATGCTTATCCTTTACGAAAACAGATATGATTTGCTTTGCAAATATCAATGCTCCCGCCCATAATATAATCGAAGTTATGAATGCTACTATAATAGATTCTCTAATGACTTTTCTTAATCTGGTATATTCTCCAGCTCCAGAATTATAGGCTGCTATAGGCTGCATGGCAGAGCTTATCCCGATTATGGTAATGAACATAAACATAAAAACCTTGGATATTACACCAGATACTATAACTCCTATATCTCCTACATTGTTAAGCAGCAGGTTATTTAATACTGCCAGTGCTAATCCATCCTCTGCCTCTATTATAAATGCAGCGAACCCAATCATAATAATTGATTTAGCTATTTTTCTATTGATATTAAACCCAATCTTTATCTTGAGAACCTTATTAGCCTTGACAAAATTGTACAGCATATAAGTAAAGGCTAAAATTTGAGACGCTACTGTGGCTATTGCTGCACCTTTTACTCCAAGATTAAATGACACTACAAGAATATAATCTACTATTATATTTGTTGTTGCTCCAATGAAATTGCTTGTGAGTAATACTCTTCTATTTCCCAAGGACATTAAAATATATCCGATTACCACAGTAAAGCATTGAAAAATAGATCCCATAAGTATTATAGAAAGATAATCATTGGCATATGGAAGAACTACGCTACTTGCTCCTAAAAACACTAGCAGCTTCTCTTTAAAAATAAATATTGATATTATAAGCAGAAAAGTAAGTACCATAGCTAAGCTTAAGGCGTTCCTTATATACAATCTTAAATTATCATAATCTTTTTCTCCATTGCTTCTAGCAACAGAAGTTGAAGTACCTATGGCTAATAGCATGCCAACTGCTGCTATTATACGTTGAATCGGGAATACTACCACAAGAGCTCCTATTGCATTTGCTCCTATTTCTCTACCTACAAATATTGTATCCACCATATTGTAAAGCTCAGCTACCAGTAAAGATACTATAGCTGGCACCGAAAATTTAAATAATAATTTACTAACTTTTTCTTTTGAAAAGGCTTCATCATTCAAGCCCATAAATATTACCTCCTTTTATGACCTAACCCGATTTTCTGAGTGCTTTTATCAAGAAATTGATGGTAGGTCAAATGCAACGAACACCAAAAATAAAAAAAGCTCCATAATATTATGTTAATCTTAATAGAGCTTTTTTTCATTCACTTGGATATCTACTTTAAGGTACTTATTTATGGTCTTTGTATTTGTGCTTTTATGGAAAATTCATAGAATTGTACGTTGATTACATTATTAATGTACTTTTTTAAACTCTAAAAGAACTGTACCATTCCTATTTATTGAAATAATTTTATTAGAAAAAGTACTTTTCTTTATGCTGCTAAATGTGGTTTCAGGAAAAGATATTCTTTTTAAGAGCTCTATTTCATCATCCCCTAATCTTTTAGGTCTTCCCATTGCAATCCAATATCCATAAGAAGAACCTTTATTTTCACTGATTTCATATTTTGCTATTCTATAGTTATTGGGTATATTCATAAAATTAAGTGAAAATTTTCTTTTTAAATTACTCTTATTATCATTCACATCATATAATAAAATCTGTATATTTTCATTTTCTTCTGTTATTATGAAGCCTTCTCCTTGCTTTATTAAGTTCTTGCCTAGTTTTGACAGAAAATAATATCCATAATAAGAAGGTTTCCTTATTCCATTTTGGGTAACTATCCCTAAATCACCAAAAAACAGTTCATTGTCTTGCTTGGTTTCTTTATGTGGAGTATCAAAAGCCTTCAGTATTATATCCTCACGAACAGAAATACAGTTTTGAATAATATGTGTCACTATATTACAAGTATCATATGCATTATCAGGCTCAAACGCCTGCTTAGACTTTATATCAAAGTTTATTATTTGCTCCTCTAATATTATTTCATCTGCAACTAGACTGATTCCCATGCCTTCATTAAAAGCATATCTCCACTCAGACATCTTGTTACCATACTTATTGTAAAAGTAATCTGTAAACTTTAATAATAGATTCTTTAGTATATCCTGTTCTTCTATATCTAATATTGTGATTATTGGTATTAAATCTACTTTATGAAAGTAATCCAATATTTTCTCTATGCTTCTCCAGTTGATGAAGTCCGAATTCTTGCCTATATACACACCCATTTCTTCACTAATTAGATTACTTATTATGCCATATTTAAATCCTATATTTTTTTGTATATCAACTACTATTAACATATTATCCTCTATAAGAAGGTTCATTGCATCTCCTAAGTCTATAATATCTATAGAATTAATATCTATATCACCTTCTGAGATAGATAAATCCACATCTATTGTTTCTATTCTGTCTTCAATGTTAAAACGGCTATAGTCCTCTAAGTATTGCGAAGCCATGTCTAGACCTTCTCTAAGGTCAAAATAAGTAAACTGCTTCATTTTCTCAAGCTTATCATCATCGACTTTATATTTTTTTCTATACTGCATAGGAGTAACTTTATAATGCTTTTTAAAGTGTTTATTATAGTATCTGACATGAGAAAATCCAACTTCCTCGGATATTTCTGATATATTCATCTCCGTGTCTAATAAAAGCTTAGTGGATTCCATTACTCTAACAAAATTCAAAAAATCGTTGAAGGTATATCCAAAGGTGTTCTTTATTTTATAGGATAAATATTGAGTGCTTAGAAATTCATTTCTTGCTATGTCCTGTAAGCTAACCTTTTCCATATAGTTGTTGCTAATGTATTTTGCTATACGGTGATATCTTTCAAGTTGGACATCATCACCCTTTAAGCTTTCCTCATCATAAAATAGGTAATGGAAGTGATTCAGTAAATGATATAAAAGCTCTAAAAGTGATTCCCTAACTACATCATCATAATCATCATGCTTTTCAGTTACTTCACATAATAGCTGTGAAAGATAATTTCTGAGAACATAATACTCTTCTTTTTCTTGTATCCCTTCTTCTGAGGAATTAGTATAAAAAAATACATTTTCTATATCATTATAGTATTTTTTAAGGAACTTAGGATCAATCTCAAACACTAAAACCCTGTTATCCTTATCACTGCTCCTAATGCTATGGACCTCATTGATGTTTATTATCTCTATTTCCTTTTCCTCTACTATGTATGTTTCATTTTCTATAGTTACGTTAATGCTGCCTTTAAGCACGAAAAGGATCTCTATTGAATCATGCCAATGTAATGGATATCCTAGTATATTTACTAGAGATACACTTATAGGTACATTGGTCATGTATTCTACGAATTCTTTTCTCATTTTATTTTCCTCGCTCTTTGTGTAGTTGTACTTTAATATTATTATAGCATATTACAATTCATCTAAATATCTCAAACACTATTTCATCAATTATAGGTTCTTTGGCAGCCTTTGATAAGATTTCATTTTGCTTTATAAACTTTGGTATTTTATTTCTTGGCTTTCGTTTAAATATTTCATAGTTATCTATTGCCCTAGTATAAAATTCGTCATATTTATACATTTTAAATTTCTCAAGCTCGCATTTTTTAGCTATTTCCTCAACTAAAGCAATGACTAGATCCTCGTAGCTTATATCCTTGTCTAATTTTAAAAGCTCTATTAATCTGGGAATTATGAATTCCAGCAGCATCCTTCTATAGGGAATGTTTTCTATTCCTAAAATGCTCCCTATTCTTAGCACCTTTCTTTCACCAATATCTAAAAGATAATTCAAAAAGAATTCCTCATCATTTTTGGGCTCCAAATAATACTTTCTTCCTTTTAAATTTTTAAATATCTTTATAGTGTCATAGTATCCAAGCTGGAGATTTCTTCTTGCACCCCTATTGGTAAAGTCTAATGTATGGCACAGCTTTTCAGAAGGCTCTATATATGTTACCTCTAAATCCTTTTCCTTAACCTTTCTTACCCTTCCTACTGCATAAAGCCTTATGGCAATAATATTTCTATAGCCCTT is part of the Proteiniborus sp. MB09-C3 genome and encodes:
- a CDS encoding helix-turn-helix domain-containing protein gives rise to the protein MRKEFVEYMTNVPISVSLVNILGYPLHWHDSIEILFVLKGSINVTIENETYIVEEKEIEIININEVHSIRSSDKDNRVLVFEIDPKFLKKYYNDIENVFFYTNSSEEGIQEKEEYYVLRNYLSQLLCEVTEKHDDYDDVVRESLLELLYHLLNHFHYLFYDEESLKGDDVQLERYHRIAKYISNNYMEKVSLQDIARNEFLSTQYLSYKIKNTFGYTFNDFLNFVRVMESTKLLLDTEMNISEISEEVGFSHVRYYNKHFKKHYKVTPMQYRKKYKVDDDKLEKMKQFTYFDLREGLDMASQYLEDYSRFNIEDRIETIDVDLSISEGDIDINSIDIIDLGDAMNLLIEDNMLIVVDIQKNIGFKYGIISNLISEEMGVYIGKNSDFINWRSIEKILDYFHKVDLIPIITILDIEEQDILKNLLLKFTDYFYNKYGNKMSEWRYAFNEGMGISLVADEIILEEQIINFDIKSKQAFEPDNAYDTCNIVTHIIQNCISVREDIILKAFDTPHKETKQDNELFFGDLGIVTQNGIRKPSYYGYYFLSKLGKNLIKQGEGFIITEENENIQILLYDVNDNKSNLKRKFSLNFMNIPNNYRIAKYEISENKGSSYGYWIAMGRPKRLGDDEIELLKRISFPETTFSSIKKSTFSNKIISINRNGTVLLEFKKVH
- a CDS encoding MATE family efflux transporter, whose amino-acid sequence is MGLNDEAFSKEKVSKLLFKFSVPAIVSLLVAELYNMVDTIFVGREIGANAIGALVVVFPIQRIIAAVGMLLAIGTSTSVARSNGEKDYDNLRLYIRNALSLAMVLTFLLIISIFIFKEKLLVFLGASSVVLPYANDYLSIILMGSIFQCFTVVIGYILMSLGNRRVLLTSNFIGATTNIIVDYILVVSFNLGVKGAAIATVASQILAFTYMLYNFVKANKVLKIKIGFNINRKIAKSIIMIGFAAFIIEAEDGLALAVLNNLLLNNVGDIGVIVSGVISKVFMFMFITIIGISSAMQPIAAYNSGAGEYTRLRKVIRESIIVAFITSIILWAGALIFAKQIISVFVKDKHIIAESVKAFRIMISVFPIISLYYVSIYYFQAIGKAKTSFLLSIYRQLLLFIPLSVLFVGVLKLGAIGAWISYPISDIISTITSYFLIRRERVRINKKVEEKKKKVTTKKVCQMPVYEG
- a CDS encoding patatin-like phospholipase family protein, yielding MLGLVLEGGGAKGSYEIGACMALKELGIEIDGVVGTSIGAINGAMIVQGDLEKAYELWYDITPSDVLDVNDRDFKKIMNMDIKTKDVPRLAGKLIKIIKNKGFDTQNIRNLLDENIDEKKLRQSNMDFGIVTVSLTDKKPMELFKEDIPEGKITDYIMASAYHPAFKLEKVDGKLFIDGSFFDNLPIKLLYEKGYRNIIAIRLYAVGRVRKVKEKDLEVTYIEPSEKLCHTLDFTNRGARRNLQLGYYDTIKIFKNLKGRKYYLEPKNDEEFFLNYLLDIGERKVLRIGSILGIENIPYRRMLLEFIIPRLIELLKLDKDISYEDLVIALVEEIAKKCELEKFKMYKYDEFYTRAIDNYEIFKRKPRNKIPKFIKQNEILSKAAKEPIIDEIVFEIFR
- a CDS encoding phosphoribosylformylglycinamidine synthase; its protein translation is MDKQVRRIFIEKKKGFDTEAEQLFYDLNQSLGIKGLMEVRIASRYDIQGLSNMAYEKALRNIFSEPNIDLVYEENLVADHDYKVFGVEYLPGQYDQRADSAAQCIEILTTGEKPIIKTAKIIMLKGNITDDEFIKIKSYCINSVDSRETALTKPETLEDSIIHPKDVEEIKDFILKSSEELIRFKEDMGLTMSPDDIKFCQEYFKLTEKRNPTITEINVIDTYWSDHCRHTTFMTEIEDVKFEEGTFSSAVKKAYEEYLDSRDYVYGANNRAICLMDIATIGMKELRKKGLLDDLDVSEEINACSINVNVDVDGKIEEWLVMFKNETHNHPTEIEPFGGAATCLGGAIRDPLSGRSYVYQAMRVTGSGDPRTKIEDTLPGKLPQRKITTEAARGYSSYGNQIGIATGHVSEIYHEGYVAKRMELGAVIAAAPKKNVVREEPKEGDVIVLVGGRTGRDGCGGATGSSRSHTDESILTSGAEVQKGNPLIERNLLRLFRKPEFSKIIKRCNDFGAGGVSVAIGELADSLEINLDNVLKKYEGLDGTELAISESQERMAVVIDKNNLHILEKHVAEENLEATVIAKVTSDNRLKMNWRNKTILDIDRDFLNTNGIRQKTRVYVEEPNSRSYFDIPFYDENGEHNLKNAWINNLKNINIASQRGLVERFDSTVGAGTVLLPFGGKYNLTPSLGMAAKIPVLKGSTNTCTLMTYGFNPELSSWSPFHGGIYAVIDSVAKIVAMGGDPRKIRLTFQEYFEKLGNHDNKWGKPFAALLGAFKAQKGFMVPSIGGKDSMSGTFNEINVPPTLVSFAVCTGDVRDVISPEFKKKDSQVILLSSPRMENEIPDFEALNKNLLCIHELIKKGKILSAHNVGVGGIGTAISKMSFGNKIGMTFTKNLGIKKLFAADYGSIILEIHNSENLNELFEGLEYEILGHTTENPVIAIDDVHIDIDSAIKEWEEPLNDVFPIKKDIEGLPEKACYSKGNIVKSKCNMAKPKVFIPIFPGTNCEYDMERAFERAGGVVDTFVFKNLTTETIKESIDTMVRKIKDSQIIALPGGFSAGDEPDGSGKFIATVFRNPYIAEQVMELLKNRDGLMLGICNGFQALIKLGLVPYGEIREMEENSPTLVFNKLGRHASRMVQTKVVSNLSPWFNNVSVGDVFTIPISHGEGRLVSDEDSLKEMIEKGQVATQYVDFSGSPSYDGDFNPNGSLHSIEGITSPDGRILGKMGHSERIGKDLYKNNYGETDQKLFEAGIRYFR